Proteins found in one Dermacentor silvarum isolate Dsil-2018 chromosome 8, BIME_Dsil_1.4, whole genome shotgun sequence genomic segment:
- the LOC119462805 gene encoding uncharacterized protein LOC119462805 has translation MSPNIPLFVQVLYACNAIIFNGITALSDGGCLEPRYSIIASTSMNSESDSTTSFTESCTVLLPTPHVETTFCASSSSTMTTVSAPKKDLLLPINWSSPRASFSGHGNTAVTMSPNIPLFVQVLYACNAIIFNGITALSDGGCLEPRYSIIASTSMNSESDSTTSFTESCTVLLPTPHVETTFCASSSSTMTTVSAPKKDLLLPINWSSPRASFSGHGNTAVTMSPNIPLFVQVSHTKYCFRSDDLCLLVLPCPRTVLCCFSECMSLAGLLLKLSGDVEENPGPVTEAMIANVLQNQKEILSKLTEVQTNQASSETRMLEMQNRLLAIEQKLQSFDDTQLRLTNVEAIVDRWNDGATSLVRQVDDLDNRSRRNNLIIRGMQEGTQENDAALVKKVTEEVFRDILKVQVTSIERIHRLGKKTPGRNRPIIFRLADFREKVKILSNCTKLKDTEISISEDYSRRVVEIRKRLWDSCAEERKEGRRAKLVFDKLKMNNVLYGWDEDKKVRYQISRVIETGN, from the coding sequence ATGTCACCCAACATACCGCTCTTTGTGCAGGTCTTGTATGCGTGCAATGCTATCATCTTCAACGGGATAACAGCTCTCTCTGACGGTGGATGCTTGGAGCCTCGCTACAGCATTATCGCATCGACAAGCATGAACTCGGAGAGCGATAGCACTACATCGTTCACGGAAAGCTGCACGgtactgctgccgacgccacacGTGGAAACCACCTTCTGCGCATCTTCATCGAGCACGATGACCACGGTATCCGCCCCCAAGAAGGACCTGCTGCTGCCTATAAATTGGAGCTCACCGAGGGCcagcttcagtgggcacggcaacACAGCCGTGACTATGTCACCCAACATACCGCTCTTTGTGCAGGTCTTGTATGCGTGCAATGCTATCATCTTCAACGGGATAACAGCTCTCTCTGACGGTGGATGCTTGGAGCCTCGCTACAGCATTATCGCATCGACAAGCATGAACTCGGAGAGCGATAGCACTACATCGTTCACGGAAAGCTGCACGgtactgctgccgacgccacacGTGGAAACCACCTTCTGCGCATCTTCATCGAGCACGATGACCACGGTATCCGCCCCCAAGAAGGACCTGCTTCTGCCTATAAATTGGAGCTCACCGAGGGCcagcttcagtgggcacggcaacACAGCCGTGACTATGTCACCCAACATACCGCTCTTTGTGCAGGTTAGTCATACAAAATACTGTTTCCGTAGTGACGACCTATGTCTTTTAGTGTTGCCGTGCCCACGCACTGTGTTATGCTGCTTTTCGGAGTGTATGTCATTAGCGGGTTTGCTGCTTAAGTTGTCCGGTGACGTAGAAGAAAATCCTGGACCGGTAACGGAAGCGATGATTGCAAATGTACTCCAGAACCAGAAAGAGATCCTGTCGAAACTGACTGAGGTTCAGACAAATCAGGCTAGCTCAGAAACTAGAATGCTTGAAATGCAAAATCGACTTCTCGCAATTGAACAGAAGCTACAAAGCTTTGACGATACTCAGCTCAGGCTTACAAACGTTGAAGCGATTGTTGACAGGTGGAATGATGGCGCGACGAGCCTTGTTAGACAGGTTGATGATTTGGACAATCGTTCTAGAAGAAATAATTTAATAATTAGAGGCATGCAAGAAGGCACGCAGGAGAATGATGCAGCACTGGTGAAGAAAGTCACTGAAGAAGTTTTTAGAGACATCCTGAAAGTGCAAGTAACCTCCATTGAAAGAATCCACAGGCTCGGAAAGAAAACACCTGGTAGAAATCGCCCGATTATTTTCAGGCTAGCGGACTTCAGGGAGAAAGTAAAGATTTTGAGCAATTGTACCAAGCTTAAAGATACCGAGATAAGCATTAGTGAAGATTACTCCAGACGTGTAGTGGAAATTAGGAAGAGACTGTGGGACTCGTGCgccgaggaaagaaaagaaggtcGTAGAGCGAAACTTGTCTTTGATAAACTGAAAATGAATAATGTATTGTATGGATGGGATGAGGATAAAAAGGTGAGGTATCAAATTTCGAGGGTAATTGAAACTGGCAACTGA